In Halobaculum sp. XH14, a single genomic region encodes these proteins:
- a CDS encoding fumarylacetoacetate hydrolase family protein, whose translation MRLARARTEDGVREGEYREGRLLTDDADYQVSQADLLAPCDPDALFCVGRNFAATLEQMDYERPEEPDFFIKPPHSLLGHRDPIPYPDWTDELTYAGELVAVIDEPCESVSPEEVPEYVRGYTIMNDVDALDQGGRTARKAFTGSGPLGPWLETDVDPTGIDVHTDVAGERRQEANTELMLFDPYEVVSFLSGRFRLRPGDAVAFGSPANPGLVEPGDTVEITYEGVGTLVNTVR comes from the coding sequence ATGCGACTCGCACGCGCCCGGACCGAGGACGGCGTCAGGGAGGGGGAGTACCGCGAGGGCCGACTCCTGACCGACGACGCGGACTACCAGGTGTCCCAAGCGGACCTCCTCGCGCCGTGTGACCCGGACGCCCTGTTCTGTGTCGGCCGCAACTTCGCGGCGACGCTGGAACAGATGGACTACGAGCGGCCCGAGGAGCCGGACTTCTTCATCAAGCCGCCACACTCGCTGCTGGGCCACCGCGACCCGATTCCGTACCCCGACTGGACCGACGAACTCACCTACGCGGGAGAACTCGTCGCCGTCATCGACGAGCCGTGCGAGTCGGTTTCGCCCGAAGAGGTCCCCGAGTACGTGCGCGGCTACACGATCATGAACGACGTGGATGCGCTCGATCAGGGGGGCCGCACGGCCAGGAAAGCGTTCACCGGCTCGGGACCGCTCGGCCCGTGGCTGGAGACCGACGTCGACCCGACCGGCATCGACGTGCACACGGACGTCGCCGGCGAGCGACGACAGGAGGCGAACACGGAACTGATGCTGTTCGACCCGTACGAGGTCGTCTCGTTCCTCTCGGGGCGGTTCCGGCTCCGCCCGGGAGACGCGGTCGCGTTCGGCAGCCCCGCGAACCCCGGGCTCGTGGAGCCGGGCGACACCGTCGAGATCACCTACGAGGGCGTCGGGACGCTGGTCAACACGGTCCGATAG
- a CDS encoding DUF7351 domain-containing protein has product MTEPPTEDDAFFDTVSNTTRREILRGLAGASGDDPTDPWVGYAELREAVGIRDTGNFNYHLDRLGSLIEKGDPGYRVTRTGMEAIATVATGDLDPDYAWGPVEAPGSCHVCGDPVRLVYGSGVLRLTCGAEDHERRFSISPALLETHPDGRLVEHVAFAVNRLGALLRHGICSECQGYVDGTVEPHPRHVDRYHYHGRCERCEFRHGQWIGGYLISHPDVVSFYRDHDVDVRSVPHWTLEFCDPGSETVVSTDPLRLRVEITHEDTTFDVTVDGDGSVTRTNPRAH; this is encoded by the coding sequence ATGACCGAGCCCCCGACCGAAGACGATGCGTTCTTCGACACCGTCAGCAACACCACTCGACGGGAAATCCTTCGAGGCCTGGCCGGCGCGTCCGGCGACGATCCGACGGATCCGTGGGTAGGGTACGCCGAACTCCGGGAGGCAGTCGGAATCCGGGACACGGGGAACTTCAACTACCACCTCGATCGGCTCGGTTCGCTGATCGAGAAGGGTGATCCGGGCTATCGGGTCACGCGAACCGGCATGGAAGCGATCGCGACCGTCGCGACCGGCGATCTCGATCCCGACTACGCGTGGGGTCCCGTCGAGGCGCCGGGCAGCTGTCACGTGTGCGGTGATCCGGTACGGCTCGTCTACGGGAGCGGCGTCCTCCGACTCACGTGCGGGGCAGAGGATCACGAGCGCCGATTCTCCATCTCGCCGGCACTGCTGGAGACGCACCCCGACGGGAGACTCGTCGAACACGTCGCGTTCGCGGTCAACCGGTTGGGTGCCCTGTTGCGACACGGAATCTGCTCGGAGTGTCAGGGCTACGTCGACGGGACGGTTGAACCACACCCACGGCACGTGGACCGGTACCACTACCATGGCCGGTGTGAGCGGTGCGAGTTTCGCCACGGCCAGTGGATCGGGGGGTACCTGATCAGCCACCCTGACGTCGTCTCCTTCTACCGGGACCACGACGTCGACGTCCGGTCGGTACCCCACTGGACGCTGGAGTTCTGTGATCCGGGTAGCGAAACCGTCGTCTCGACGGACCCGCTTCGGCTCCGAGTCGAGATCACGCACGAAGACACGACGTTCGACGTGACGGTCGACGGCGATGGATCCGTCACCCGAACGAATCCGCGCGCGCACTGA
- a CDS encoding D-2-hydroxyacid dehydrogenase, translating to MRILVTRQKIHGHAASEYAETLRERLPGHEVVLAETPVEEREAVVDADVVTGQGFTTASLLESAESLRLFAGVYAGTGHLDLDAFREAGVAVTNASGVHGPNISEYVIGALVTMARDFRRATRQQDRREWRAYPSRELYGSTVTVVGLGAIGRALVERLDPFGVETLGVRYSPEKGGPTDEVFGFDEFHDALARTDYLVLACPLTDETEGLVDADAIKTLPPNARLVNIARGPVVDTDDLVSAIRRNLLAGAFLDVTDPEPLPEDHPLWGFEDVHITPHNAGHTPQYFERVADILAGNVERLAAGEAELENRVV from the coding sequence ATGCGAATCCTGGTCACGCGGCAGAAGATCCACGGCCACGCCGCGAGCGAGTACGCCGAGACGCTTCGGGAGCGACTCCCCGGACACGAGGTCGTCCTCGCCGAAACGCCGGTGGAGGAGCGCGAGGCCGTCGTCGACGCGGACGTCGTGACGGGGCAGGGCTTCACGACGGCGTCGCTACTCGAGTCCGCCGAGTCGCTCCGCCTGTTCGCCGGCGTCTACGCCGGAACGGGGCACCTCGACCTCGACGCGTTCCGCGAGGCGGGGGTGGCCGTGACGAACGCTTCGGGCGTCCACGGGCCGAACATCTCCGAGTACGTGATCGGCGCGCTGGTCACGATGGCACGGGACTTCCGCCGGGCGACGCGCCAGCAGGACCGGCGCGAGTGGCGAGCCTACCCTTCCCGGGAGCTCTACGGCTCGACGGTCACCGTCGTCGGGCTGGGTGCCATCGGGCGGGCGCTCGTCGAGCGGCTCGACCCGTTCGGCGTGGAGACGCTCGGCGTCCGCTACTCGCCGGAGAAAGGCGGACCGACCGACGAGGTGTTTGGCTTCGACGAGTTCCACGACGCCCTCGCGCGGACCGACTACCTCGTGCTCGCCTGCCCGCTCACCGACGAAACCGAGGGGCTGGTCGACGCGGACGCGATCAAGACGTTGCCGCCCAACGCGCGGCTCGTGAACATCGCGCGGGGTCCCGTCGTCGACACCGACGACCTCGTCTCGGCGATCCGGCGGAACCTCCTCGCGGGCGCGTTCCTCGACGTCACGGACCCCGAACCGCTCCCCGAGGACCATCCGCTCTGGGGGTTCGAGGACGTCCACATCACGCCGCACAACGCCGGCCACACGCCGCAGTACTTCGAGCGCGTGGCGGACATCCTGGCCGGCAACGTCGAGCGACTGGCCGCCGGCGAGGCGGAGTTAGAGAACAGGGTCGTCTGA
- a CDS encoding NAD(P)/FAD-dependent oxidoreductase, with translation MERVDVAIVGGGPAGSAAAHAAAEGGASALVLEKGVPRADREGPGPDSTDAAGILDYWVDIMGIHPDEFPDGVFQQELDRAEFIGPNEACTLRATGIESTYDGFGFTMHRARFDDFMRDRAEEAGAEYRVQASVKDVETDRNGEPRHVLSLGSGEEVGADFLVLADGPQRTVTNRVLDRFLPADQSASERLASTENNHIAYQEYRKFPEEVYEEVSGAIKFWWGVMPGHTAYPWIFPNAERVCRVGLTMPIGMDLDAVEDREEYALIRPEDERIPSGSEYVRRLLEREYGDEYDVETDFPLIEDAGKSKGTETYPISSTNPIESPVEAGVAVTGGAMGATSAFHEGGDHVAVRTGTIAGELAANGDLSAYNDRWHDAIGEEVLRNVTMAKLCRDYGPSDWDGAFRTGRKMLAGSSGYEMFEQRFSAGWGAMKLLLAYKWHKRGFRNRRYVQLRADEYVY, from the coding sequence ATGGAACGAGTCGACGTCGCCATCGTCGGCGGGGGACCGGCGGGCTCGGCCGCGGCCCACGCGGCCGCCGAGGGCGGAGCTTCGGCCCTCGTGCTCGAAAAGGGGGTGCCGCGTGCGGACCGCGAGGGGCCCGGCCCGGACTCCACCGACGCGGCGGGCATCCTCGACTACTGGGTCGACATCATGGGCATCCACCCGGACGAGTTCCCGGACGGCGTCTTCCAGCAGGAACTCGACCGGGCGGAGTTCATCGGCCCGAACGAGGCCTGTACGCTGCGGGCGACCGGCATCGAGTCCACTTACGACGGCTTCGGGTTCACGATGCACCGCGCACGCTTCGACGACTTCATGCGCGACCGCGCGGAGGAGGCCGGCGCCGAGTACCGCGTGCAGGCGTCGGTGAAGGACGTCGAAACGGATCGGAACGGCGAGCCGAGACACGTCCTCTCGCTCGGGTCCGGGGAGGAGGTGGGCGCGGACTTTCTCGTCCTCGCGGACGGCCCGCAGCGGACGGTGACGAACCGGGTGCTTGACCGGTTCCTGCCGGCCGACCAGTCCGCCTCGGAGCGGCTCGCATCGACCGAGAACAACCACATCGCCTATCAGGAGTACCGGAAGTTCCCCGAGGAGGTGTACGAGGAGGTCTCGGGCGCGATCAAGTTCTGGTGGGGCGTGATGCCCGGCCACACCGCCTACCCCTGGATCTTCCCGAACGCCGAGCGCGTGTGCCGGGTCGGGCTGACGATGCCGATCGGGATGGACCTCGACGCCGTCGAGGACCGCGAGGAGTACGCGCTCATCCGCCCCGAGGACGAGCGGATCCCGTCGGGCTCCGAGTACGTCCGGCGGCTCCTCGAACGGGAGTACGGCGACGAGTACGACGTCGAGACCGACTTCCCGCTGATCGAGGACGCGGGCAAGTCGAAGGGGACCGAGACGTACCCGATCTCCTCGACGAACCCCATCGAGTCGCCCGTCGAGGCCGGCGTCGCGGTCACCGGCGGCGCGATGGGCGCGACCTCCGCGTTCCACGAGGGCGGCGACCACGTCGCCGTCAGGACCGGCACGATCGCCGGGGAACTCGCCGCGAACGGCGATCTCTCCGCCTACAACGACCGCTGGCACGACGCCATCGGCGAGGAGGTCCTGCGGAACGTGACGATGGCGAAGCTGTGTCGGGACTACGGGCCGAGCGACTGGGACGGCGCGTTCAGGACGGGCAGGAAGATGCTCGCCGGATCGAGCGGCTACGAGATGTTCGAACAGCGATTCTCCGCCGGCTGGGGCGCGATGAAGCTGCTCCTCGCGTACAAGTGGCACAAGCGCGGGTTCAGGAACCGACGATACGTGCAGTTGCGCGCCGACGAGTACGTGTACTGA
- a CDS encoding zinc-dependent metalloprotease — protein sequence MDITRSIRAIADAADAPGGVIDWASVAEAAKGGVEPGDIRMEPAEQEAIAADVRAARDGLRAASGVEFALPDSVEVQSRHHWIDANVATFERVLRPLEDQAGGLFPGVARSVNSGTMAVTLAFLARNVLGQYDPLLLADRDDHGLYFVRPNIQRVAVELGVGYPRFRRWIAFHEVAHAAEFAAAPWLSSYLEARMEEGVEALAAGSLDRDAFSELNTAMTAVEGYAELLMDRAFDEEYADLREKLDERRGGGDPLTRLLKRVLGFEMKREQYERGAAFFEAVADERDLATATLVWEDPDNLPTEAELNHPQRWLSRVA from the coding sequence ATGGACATCACGCGGAGCATCCGGGCGATCGCGGACGCGGCGGATGCTCCCGGCGGCGTCATCGACTGGGCGAGCGTCGCGGAGGCGGCGAAGGGGGGCGTGGAGCCGGGCGACATCAGGATGGAGCCCGCCGAGCAGGAGGCGATCGCCGCGGACGTCCGTGCGGCAAGGGACGGCCTCAGGGCGGCGAGCGGCGTCGAGTTCGCGCTTCCGGACAGCGTCGAGGTCCAGAGCAGACACCACTGGATCGACGCCAACGTCGCCACGTTCGAGCGCGTCCTTCGCCCGCTGGAGGACCAGGCCGGCGGCCTGTTCCCGGGCGTCGCCCGCTCGGTGAACTCCGGCACGATGGCGGTGACGCTCGCGTTTCTCGCCAGGAACGTCCTCGGTCAGTACGACCCGCTGCTGCTGGCCGACCGGGACGACCACGGCCTCTACTTCGTCCGGCCGAACATTCAGCGCGTGGCGGTCGAACTCGGCGTGGGCTACCCGCGGTTCCGCCGCTGGATCGCGTTCCACGAGGTCGCCCATGCCGCGGAGTTCGCCGCGGCCCCGTGGCTCTCCTCGTACCTCGAAGCGCGGATGGAGGAGGGCGTCGAGGCGCTCGCCGCCGGCAGCCTCGACCGCGACGCGTTCTCGGAGCTCAACACCGCGATGACCGCCGTCGAGGGGTACGCCGAACTCCTGATGGACCGCGCGTTCGACGAGGAGTACGCGGACCTGCGCGAGAAACTCGACGAGCGCCGCGGGGGCGGCGACCCGCTGACCCGCCTGCTCAAGCGCGTGCTCGGGTTCGAGATGAAGCGGGAGCAGTACGAGCGCGGCGCCGCCTTCTTCGAGGCGGTCGCGGACGAGCGCGACCTCGCCACCGCGACGCTCGTCTGGGAGGACCCCGACAACCTTCCGACGGAAGCGGAGTTGAACCATCCGCAGCGCTGGCTTTCACGCGTCGCCTGA
- a CDS encoding DUF5788 family protein: MSDESLPDGTLTERERDELLEKVYRGTSTLGERMPERIEIDGETVPLREWYVSMADRDDVAEDEAARIEEILSYLRRRRMALIKRIRTGTIEYEAGVTIVEEVHALDRAINAIESLSEPTYEEAVRRERIASARELVDLMREFGNP, encoded by the coding sequence ATGTCCGACGAATCACTTCCCGACGGAACGCTGACCGAACGTGAGCGGGACGAACTGCTGGAGAAGGTGTATCGGGGGACCTCGACGCTGGGGGAGCGAATGCCGGAACGCATCGAGATCGACGGCGAGACGGTCCCGCTCCGCGAGTGGTACGTGTCGATGGCGGATCGGGACGACGTCGCGGAGGACGAGGCCGCTCGTATCGAAGAGATCCTCTCGTATCTCCGTCGTCGCCGGATGGCGCTGATCAAGCGAATCCGGACGGGGACGATCGAGTACGAGGCGGGCGTCACGATCGTCGAGGAGGTCCACGCGCTCGACCGGGCGATCAACGCCATCGAGTCGCTGTCCGAACCCACGTACGAAGAGGCGGTTCGACGGGAGCGGATCGCCTCCGCACGGGAGTTGGTCGATCTGATGCGCGAGTTCGGGAACCCGTGA